A window from Frischella perrara encodes these proteins:
- the gltS gene encoding sodium/glutamate symporter, with amino-acid sequence MILDASYTLLVACIALLIGMFVVKFTPFLQKNHIPEAVVGGFIVAIVLLIIDKTSGYSFTFDASLQSLLMLTFFSSIGLSSDFSRLIKGGKPLVLLTIAVTILIAIQNTVGMSMAVMMNESPFIGLIAGSITLTGGHGNAGAWGPILADKYGVTGAVELAMACATLGLVLGGLVGGPVARHLLKKVSIPKTTEQERDTIVEAFEQPSVKRKINANNVIETISMLIICIVVGGYISALFKDTFLQLPTFVWCLFVGIIIRNTLTHVFKHEVFEPTVDVLGSVALSLFLAMALMSLKFGQLASMAGPVLIIIAVQTVVMVLFACFVTFKMMGKDYDAVVISAGHCGFGMGATPTAIANMQTVTKAFGPSHKAFLVVPMVGAFIVDISNSILIKIFIEIGTYFT; translated from the coding sequence ACATACCAGAAGCCGTCGTTGGTGGCTTTATTGTTGCAATTGTTCTGTTAATTATTGATAAAACATCAGGTTATTCGTTTACTTTTGATGCTTCATTGCAAAGTTTATTAATGCTCACATTCTTTTCCTCTATCGGGCTAAGTTCTGACTTTTCTCGACTGATTAAAGGAGGAAAGCCGTTAGTTCTATTAACTATTGCAGTAACGATCCTAATCGCCATTCAAAATACTGTCGGCATGAGTATGGCTGTCATGATGAATGAAAGTCCATTTATTGGCTTAATTGCAGGTTCAATTACTCTAACAGGTGGTCATGGTAATGCCGGAGCATGGGGCCCTATTCTCGCTGATAAATATGGTGTAACAGGCGCCGTTGAATTAGCGATGGCTTGTGCAACACTTGGATTAGTGTTGGGTGGTTTAGTTGGCGGCCCTGTTGCCCGTCATCTTTTGAAAAAGGTCTCTATTCCTAAAACAACCGAGCAAGAGCGCGACACTATCGTTGAAGCTTTTGAGCAACCAAGCGTCAAAAGAAAAATCAATGCAAATAACGTTATTGAAACCATTTCAATGCTGATTATCTGTATTGTTGTTGGTGGCTATATCAGTGCATTGTTTAAAGATACTTTTCTGCAACTGCCTACTTTTGTCTGGTGTTTATTTGTCGGTATTATTATCCGTAATACACTGACTCATGTATTTAAACACGAAGTGTTTGAGCCGACCGTCGATGTATTAGGTAGCGTTGCTTTATCGCTTTTCTTGGCAATGGCGTTAATGTCATTAAAATTTGGTCAATTGGCAAGCATGGCAGGGCCAGTATTAATTATCATTGCTGTACAAACTGTTGTCATGGTGCTATTTGCCTGCTTTGTCACCTTCAAAATGATGGGCAAAGATTATGATGCTGTCGTGATCAGCGCGGGTCACTGTGGCTTTGGTATGGGAGCAACACCAACAGCAATTGCGAATATGCAAACAGTCACAAAAGCATTTGGACCATCACATAAAGCTTTCCTTGTCGTTCCTATGGTCGGTGCCTTTATTGTTGATATTTCAAACAGTATCTTAATTAAAATATTTATTGAAATTGGTACATACTTTACCTAA
- a CDS encoding IS4-like element ISVsa5 family transposase has translation MCELDILHDSLYQFCPELHLKRLNSLTLACHALLDCKTLTLTELGRNLPTKARTKHNIKRIDRLLGNRHLHKERLAVYRWHASFICSGNTMPIVLVDWSDIREQKRLMVLRASVALHGRSVTLYEKAFPLSEQCSKKAHDQFLADLASILPSNTTPLIVSDAGFKVPWYKSVEKLGWYWLSRVRGKVQYADLGAENWKPISNLHDMSSSHSKTLGYKRLTKSNPISCQILLYKSRSKGRKNQRSTRTHCHHPSPKIYSASAKEPWILATNLPVEIRTPKQLVNIYSKRMQIEETFRDLKSPAYGLGLRHSRTSSSERFDIMLLIALMLQLTCWLAGVHAQKQGWDKHFQANTVRNRNVLSTVRLGMEVLRHSGYTITREDSLVAATLLTQNLFTHGYALGKL, from the coding sequence ATGTGCGAACTCGATATTTTACACGACTCTCTTTACCAATTCTGCCCCGAATTACACTTAAAACGACTCAACAGCTTAACGTTGGCTTGCCACGCCTTACTTGACTGTAAAACTCTCACTCTTACCGAACTTGGCCGTAACCTGCCAACCAAAGCGAGAACAAAACATAACATCAAACGAATCGACCGATTGTTAGGTAATCGTCACCTCCACAAAGAGCGACTCGCTGTATACCGTTGGCATGCTAGCTTTATCTGTTCGGGCAATACGATGCCCATTGTACTTGTTGACTGGTCTGATATCCGTGAGCAAAAACGGCTTATGGTATTGCGAGCTTCAGTCGCACTACACGGTCGTTCTGTTACTCTTTATGAGAAAGCGTTCCCGCTTTCAGAGCAATGTTCAAAGAAAGCTCATGACCAATTTCTAGCCGACCTTGCGAGCATTCTACCGAGTAACACCACACCGCTCATTGTCAGTGATGCTGGCTTTAAAGTGCCATGGTATAAATCCGTTGAGAAGCTGGGTTGGTACTGGTTAAGTCGAGTAAGAGGAAAAGTACAATATGCAGACCTAGGAGCGGAAAACTGGAAACCTATCAGCAACTTACATGATATGTCATCTAGTCACTCAAAGACTTTAGGCTATAAGAGGCTGACTAAAAGCAATCCAATCTCATGCCAAATTCTATTGTATAAATCTCGCTCTAAAGGCCGAAAAAATCAGCGCTCGACACGGACTCATTGTCACCACCCGTCACCTAAAATCTACTCAGCGTCGGCAAAGGAGCCATGGATTCTAGCAACTAACTTACCTGTTGAAATTCGAACACCCAAACAACTTGTTAATATCTATTCGAAGCGAATGCAGATTGAAGAAACCTTCCGAGACTTGAAAAGTCCTGCCTACGGACTAGGCCTACGCCATAGCCGAACGAGCAGCTCAGAGCGTTTTGATATCATGCTGCTAATCGCCCTGATGCTTCAACTAACATGTTGGCTTGCGGGCGTTCATGCTCAGAAACAAGGTTGGGACAAGCACTTCCAGGCTAACACAGTCAGAAATCGAAACGTACTCTCAACAGTTCGCTTAGGCATGGAAGTTTTGCGGCATTCTGGCTACACAATAACAAGGGAAGACTCACTCGTGGCTGCAACCCTGCTTACTCAAAATCTATTCACACATGGTTACGCTTTGGGGAAATTATGA
- a CDS encoding 3-oxoacyl-[acyl-carrier-protein] synthase III C-terminal domain-containing protein translates to MLKGNKLPVPIKIISTGIALPPDKIEAVDLDKKLNKPNGYSLKRSGILYRYHADTQLQQADLAASAISDALTRCNIAGESIDLLISACALPVQALPYTAAHILKASSLPKTITCFDVNASCVSFISALQVAAGLLNTGIYKRIAIVSADLASRGLDWQDEESSLIFGDGAACAIVEQGDGKSGILSCLLETHTNGIDLCEIRGGGSRRNIKTGIEEHDFLFHMQGKPLFKLASSLIEPYLTRLLNQAGLTLADIATVIPHQASHLSLEHMRKRLNISSEGLIDIYRFRGNQVSASIPSALHEAVITQRFNPGKPVMLIGTAAGLTLGGMILLP, encoded by the coding sequence GTGTTGAAAGGAAATAAATTGCCAGTACCTATAAAAATTATTTCGACTGGCATTGCTCTACCGCCAGATAAAATAGAGGCGGTAGATTTAGATAAAAAACTAAATAAACCAAATGGTTATTCACTTAAACGTTCAGGCATACTTTACCGTTATCATGCCGATACGCAATTACAACAAGCCGATTTAGCTGCAAGCGCCATTAGTGATGCTCTCACCCGTTGTAATATTGCTGGAGAATCTATTGATTTATTAATATCTGCATGTGCTCTTCCTGTTCAAGCGCTTCCTTACACTGCTGCGCATATTCTAAAAGCAAGCTCATTACCCAAAACGATTACTTGCTTTGATGTGAATGCTAGCTGTGTGAGCTTTATCAGTGCGTTACAAGTAGCAGCAGGTTTATTAAATACCGGTATTTATAAACGTATAGCGATTGTCTCTGCCGATTTAGCATCACGTGGTTTAGATTGGCAAGATGAGGAATCTTCTTTAATTTTTGGTGATGGTGCAGCTTGTGCAATTGTTGAACAAGGTGACGGAAAGAGTGGCATCCTTTCATGCTTATTAGAAACCCATACTAATGGTATTGATTTGTGTGAAATTCGCGGAGGCGGTTCTCGTCGAAATATAAAAACCGGTATCGAAGAGCATGATTTCTTGTTCCATATGCAAGGAAAACCGCTGTTTAAATTAGCATCATCGCTAATTGAGCCCTATTTAACCCGATTATTAAACCAAGCCGGTTTAACACTTGCTGATATAGCGACTGTCATCCCTCATCAAGCTAGCCATTTATCATTAGAACATATGCGTAAGCGACTTAATATTTCTAGCGAAGGTCTAATTGATATTTACCGTTTCCGAGGCAATCAAGTATCGGCTTCAATTCCTAGTGCATTGCATGAGGCCGTAATAACTCAACGCTTTAATCCAGGTAAACCTGTTATGTTAATCGGTACGGCAGCAGGTTTAACGTTAGGGGGAATGATTCTATTACCATGA
- a CDS encoding NAD-dependent epimerase/dehydratase family protein, producing MRILVTGATSGLGRNAVEWLLTQGHQVHATGRNQTVGKQLSALGAKFTALDLITATDADYQQMLVDCDTVWHCAALSSPWGKYDWFYQANVVVTSRLAQFAGKLGIKRFIHISTPSIYFDFQSHLNITEDYLAKKFANHYANTKYQAEKCIQECVAHYPHTVYLILRPRGIFGPHDRVIIPRMLALLKRTGGTLYLPKGGHSFLDLTFVLNVVYAIFTASNNPHLRSGDVFNITNQQPSQLIDLLNLLLREHLALDYKVRSLPYQLLYGVATLQEGIASLTHKEPTLTRYSVGTLYYDMTLSQEKAIACLGYQPLYSLSESVELTANWLKQQRLV from the coding sequence ATGAGAATTTTAGTGACGGGTGCAACAAGTGGTTTAGGTCGCAATGCCGTAGAGTGGTTACTTACACAAGGTCATCAAGTTCATGCCACGGGTCGTAATCAAACTGTTGGAAAGCAACTTAGCGCGCTTGGTGCAAAATTTACTGCACTAGATTTAATTACCGCAACAGATGCGGATTACCAGCAAATGCTTGTTGATTGTGATACGGTTTGGCATTGTGCTGCATTGTCTTCCCCTTGGGGAAAATATGATTGGTTTTACCAAGCGAATGTCGTAGTCACATCACGTTTAGCACAGTTTGCCGGTAAACTTGGTATTAAGCGTTTTATCCATATATCAACACCATCGATATATTTTGATTTTCAATCACACCTTAATATCACGGAAGACTACCTAGCTAAAAAGTTTGCGAATCATTATGCAAACACCAAATATCAAGCAGAAAAATGTATACAAGAATGTGTCGCGCATTACCCTCATACAGTTTATTTAATATTAAGACCTAGAGGAATTTTTGGTCCACATGATCGCGTGATTATTCCTCGGATGCTAGCATTATTGAAACGTACTGGCGGTACATTATATCTGCCGAAAGGCGGACATTCTTTTCTTGATCTTACATTTGTGCTTAATGTTGTTTATGCCATATTTACGGCATCGAATAATCCTCATCTTCGCTCAGGTGATGTCTTTAATATTACTAACCAACAACCAAGCCAACTTATTGACTTACTTAATTTATTATTAAGAGAACATTTAGCGCTTGATTATAAAGTTCGATCACTACCGTATCAACTTCTATATGGGGTAGCGACCTTACAAGAAGGTATCGCATCATTAACACATAAAGAGCCTACTTTAACACGTTATAGCGTTGGGACGTTATATTATGATATGACCCTAAGTCAGGAGAAAGCCATAGCCTGTTTAGGTTATCAACCGCTGTATAGCTTAAGTGAAAGTGTTGAACTGACCGCAAATTGGTTAAAGCAACAAAGGTTAGTATAA
- a CDS encoding MBL fold metallo-hydrolase: MAKIIPFKAGYCTHIACMAMRGAGFNVCQFPARAWLIEVDGYRWLWDTGYADYFKQYTQKGIFKLYQKTTPVYLNQGESLKEQFNVLGIDLASIQHVIISHFHGDHIAGLRDFTHSRFICSQLGWQTVKPLRGFFALKQGFVPSLIPTDFEQRVSFIEQFERCTLAPELSPFTYGYILPNSKKQVILVPLPGHAAGHIGAFILTDNGWTLLASDAAWVKANYKELKKPSRLANLIMSDSQAYYSTLNQLHQLSYHPDVTIYLSHEGEE, translated from the coding sequence ATGGCAAAAATTATACCCTTTAAAGCCGGATATTGTACCCATATTGCCTGCATGGCAATGCGGGGAGCAGGGTTTAATGTCTGTCAATTTCCTGCACGAGCTTGGCTGATTGAGGTAGATGGCTATCGTTGGCTTTGGGACACCGGCTATGCAGACTATTTTAAACAATATACCCAAAAAGGCATATTTAAGCTGTATCAAAAAACAACCCCAGTTTACCTTAATCAGGGAGAATCGCTTAAAGAACAATTTAATGTATTGGGAATCGATCTGGCTAGTATACAGCACGTTATTATCTCACATTTCCATGGTGATCATATTGCGGGATTAAGAGATTTTACGCATAGTCGATTTATTTGTTCTCAACTCGGCTGGCAAACAGTTAAACCATTACGTGGTTTTTTTGCGCTTAAACAAGGTTTTGTGCCCAGCCTGATTCCTACTGATTTTGAACAACGGGTAAGTTTTATTGAACAGTTTGAACGTTGTACGCTCGCACCGGAATTATCACCGTTTACATATGGCTATATTTTACCTAATAGCAAAAAACAGGTAATTCTAGTCCCCTTACCGGGACATGCTGCCGGTCATATTGGCGCATTCATTCTGACCGATAATGGTTGGACATTACTAGCAAGTGACGCAGCATGGGTGAAAGCAAATTATAAAGAACTAAAAAAACCATCACGACTAGCTAATTTAATTATGTCAGATTCTCAAGCTTATTATTCAACCCTTAATCAGCTTCATCAACTCTCTTATCATCCTGATGTTACCATTTATTTAAGCCATGAGGGGGAAGAATGA
- a CDS encoding F390 synthetase-related protein: protein MRLLKILWYYWRTKHLTFKNRATLQTYQLKQLQKFKQRVLTRSPYFSQFIQQPFETWPLMNKKIMMENFDQMNTEHLTCHSLLALAQQSEQQRDFSAKMGKFSVGLSSGTSGQRGLFVVSPKEQQMWAGVILAKMLPRGLLTKERVALFLRADNHLYHSTNSHRLTFRFYGLYDNFQQQLESLNDYQPTIVVAPAQVLRALAIEKLANKLKVNPILVISAAEVLEEQDKALIKQAFQQVGEVYQATEGFLAATCPLGTLHLNEEFLYIEPQWIDEDRFIPIITDFTRETQPIVRYQLDDILVRRSTPCPCGRQGMAITHIEGRCDDQLLLTDQQAKPLTIFADYCSRIIANHLPLTCDYRLIQHTKHHFELIGCCSQVHLSQCQQALTAHFIQQGANVDELVWTLTAVNTLPKQFAQKRRRIIRERGSQ, encoded by the coding sequence ATGAGGTTACTAAAAATACTGTGGTATTATTGGCGCACCAAACATCTAACATTTAAAAATCGCGCTACACTTCAAACCTATCAACTAAAACAATTACAAAAATTTAAACAACGCGTTTTAACTCGAAGCCCCTATTTCAGCCAATTTATCCAACAACCATTCGAAACCTGGCCATTAATGAATAAAAAAATAATGATGGAAAATTTCGATCAAATGAATACCGAACATCTTACCTGCCATTCCTTATTGGCATTGGCTCAACAAAGTGAACAACAACGTGACTTTAGTGCCAAAATGGGAAAATTTAGTGTCGGCTTATCATCAGGCACATCTGGGCAACGAGGTCTTTTTGTTGTGAGTCCGAAAGAACAACAAATGTGGGCGGGTGTCATATTAGCAAAAATGTTGCCACGCGGATTACTAACCAAGGAACGAGTAGCCTTATTTTTAAGAGCGGATAATCACCTTTACCATAGTACAAACAGCCATCGACTAACATTTCGCTTTTATGGTCTTTATGATAATTTTCAACAGCAACTTGAATCACTAAATGACTATCAACCAACGATTGTTGTAGCACCGGCACAAGTACTACGAGCCCTTGCCATAGAAAAACTTGCTAACAAATTAAAAGTGAATCCAATTTTAGTCATATCCGCAGCAGAAGTACTAGAAGAACAAGATAAAGCGTTAATCAAACAAGCCTTTCAGCAAGTAGGTGAAGTCTATCAAGCGACAGAAGGATTTCTGGCTGCCACTTGTCCATTGGGTACACTTCATTTGAATGAAGAATTTCTCTATATTGAACCACAATGGATAGATGAAGATCGCTTTATACCAATTATTACTGATTTTACTCGCGAAACGCAGCCTATCGTGCGTTATCAATTAGATGACATTTTGGTACGACGATCAACACCTTGCCCTTGTGGTCGGCAAGGAATGGCGATCACACATATTGAAGGTCGGTGTGATGATCAGTTACTTTTAACCGATCAACAAGCAAAGCCATTAACCATTTTTGCCGATTATTGTAGTCGAATAATAGCCAATCATTTACCGTTAACTTGTGACTATCGTTTAATTCAGCATACAAAACATCATTTTGAGTTAATCGGCTGCTGCTCACAAGTACATTTAAGTCAATGCCAACAAGCATTAACAGCTCATTTTATACAACAAGGGGCTAATGTTGATGAATTAGTATGGACATTGACGGCAGTCAATACGTTGCCGAAACAATTTGCCCAGAAAAGACGGCGGATCATTCGTGAACGAGGTAGCCAATGA
- a CDS encoding phosphatase PAP2 family protein codes for MKPFFKRLTYLIIGWGMVGVCYHSAAILQREPYLLPVSFIDQWIAFTPHAVWFYLSFFLIIPICFCVAPYKHVRWMSICFMVSSFLAALCYLIFPTTMVFPIDQGTSISSWLLSKLIDIDVPVNCFPSLHIDLTLLAIWGTLDKHHPVRNTVLVLWGIMIALSIIQLRRHLFIDFVGGVVLALTVGWSVRFIFSRLINQPLE; via the coding sequence ATGAAACCCTTCTTTAAGCGATTAACCTATTTAATCATTGGCTGGGGCATGGTGGGAGTCTGCTACCACAGTGCCGCTATACTACAGCGCGAACCATATTTACTGCCGGTTTCTTTCATTGACCAATGGATAGCATTCACTCCTCATGCTGTTTGGTTTTATCTTTCGTTTTTCCTGATCATACCTATCTGTTTTTGCGTCGCACCTTATAAGCATGTACGTTGGATGTCGATCTGTTTTATGGTCAGTAGTTTTTTAGCGGCATTGTGTTATCTTATTTTTCCAACCACAATGGTTTTCCCGATCGATCAGGGTACTTCGATCAGTTCTTGGTTGCTAAGCAAACTGATTGATATTGATGTACCCGTTAATTGTTTTCCCTCACTGCATATCGATCTAACATTACTGGCTATTTGGGGGACTTTAGATAAGCATCATCCCGTACGTAATACTGTATTAGTATTATGGGGAATCATGATTGCCTTATCCATTATTCAACTTCGACGACATCTCTTTATTGATTTTGTCGGAGGTGTAGTTCTAGCGCTCACTGTCGGGTGGAGTGTACGTTTTATATTTAGTCGTTTGATTAATCAACCTTTAGAATAG
- a CDS encoding sterol desaturase family protein — MMELILPLIIMLIMIMAEAFILQFIKKVTINWSDIVFNLNSGLLMLWLFRGLELVCYHFMYTHFSFNLFMHVPIIITWLFTILAWDFGFYWEHRLHHKIPMLWAIHMVHHQGEHFNLSLAIRNSWYSSLTSIPFFALLAIAGVPTSIFITVSIFHYSIQFFNHNAITPKLGILERILVTPTHHKVHHLKDQYYANSNFSGSFIMWDKLFGTFETTPKDKSINYGSQGLISQNPFWASMLPFMRLLKIPFTPTQGFYRLPTILLVSGCLFLFSLAICYVYDYGYGYQDPNVIQYSLFSCLVLASIALGGIAEGKHWAIISWFILCWFIPLFFIIFLQWSALYWLLFMGMIALHGSITLIIWLKGKYHVN; from the coding sequence ATGATGGAATTAATTTTACCTCTAATAATCATGTTAATCATGATCATGGCTGAAGCTTTTATTTTACAATTCATTAAAAAAGTAACAATTAACTGGTCTGATATTGTTTTTAATCTCAACTCCGGGCTTTTAATGCTCTGGTTATTCCGCGGACTTGAGTTAGTTTGTTATCATTTCATGTATACACATTTTAGTTTCAATTTATTTATGCATGTTCCTATTATCATAACGTGGCTATTTACCATACTCGCGTGGGATTTTGGCTTTTATTGGGAACATCGATTACACCACAAAATCCCCATGTTATGGGCAATTCATATGGTCCATCATCAAGGTGAACACTTTAATTTATCGTTAGCTATCCGTAACTCTTGGTATTCATCACTAACCTCAATCCCATTTTTTGCATTACTGGCTATCGCCGGCGTTCCAACCTCGATTTTTATTACGGTATCCATTTTCCATTACTCTATCCAATTCTTTAATCATAATGCAATCACCCCTAAATTAGGGATATTAGAACGGATTTTAGTAACACCAACGCATCATAAAGTTCATCATCTTAAAGACCAGTATTATGCTAACAGTAACTTTTCTGGTTCATTTATCATGTGGGATAAGCTCTTTGGTACCTTTGAAACCACTCCCAAAGACAAATCAATTAACTACGGTAGTCAAGGTCTGATCTCGCAAAACCCTTTTTGGGCGAGTATGTTACCTTTTATGCGCTTATTGAAAATTCCATTTACACCTACTCAAGGCTTTTATCGTTTGCCAACGATTTTATTGGTCAGTGGTTGTTTATTTCTATTCAGCCTAGCGATCTGTTATGTGTATGATTATGGCTACGGTTATCAAGATCCCAATGTCATCCAATACTCATTATTTAGTTGCTTAGTTTTAGCCAGTATCGCATTAGGGGGGATTGCAGAAGGAAAACACTGGGCAATCATCAGTTGGTTTATATTGTGCTGGTTTATCCCCCTATTTTTTATTATTTTCCTGCAATGGTCAGCGTTATATTGGTTACTATTTATGGGAATGATAGCTTTACATGGTTCTATTACACTCATTATATGGCTGAAAGGGAAATATCATGTCAACTAA
- a CDS encoding fatty acid desaturase family protein: MSTKPLPKLHYSNYAETAFHQRLMSEAEAYLTQKGDHRYANSTLICKNLLLLVLCGLCYLLSLQQVNVWLFALYYFGFVMLAMLANINAQHDACHNVLFRTPLANRIFGRLVTLPLGVDPHYWRVRHVDYHHIYPNMEKYDLDMEENGVFRQTPFQKWYPHMRYQTYYWPFIAGLSLPYIAWVFDWSDQLGKTSLAADNKTLTGIKGWGLFLASKILHFTIALIVPMYILASVGISWYLVLLVYLLTQMLSSLFVVCLLLGTHWVDPAFYTVPKNNQIEHGWYHQQFTTCCDWYPSPKILNELLGGLNLHLTHHLFPGWSHRHYSALMLIVERLAKEYQLPYRRLSYPELLTSQLKFISKMAQKPEL; encoded by the coding sequence ATGTCAACTAAGCCACTACCCAAACTACACTATTCTAATTATGCCGAGACAGCCTTTCATCAAAGACTGATGAGTGAAGCCGAGGCTTATTTAACCCAAAAAGGCGATCACCGTTATGCCAACAGCACGTTAATTTGCAAAAATTTATTACTGTTAGTGCTTTGTGGTTTGTGCTACTTGTTAAGTTTACAACAAGTAAACGTATGGCTATTTGCGCTTTATTATTTTGGTTTTGTTATGCTAGCAATGCTAGCTAATATTAATGCCCAACATGATGCTTGCCATAACGTGCTTTTTAGAACGCCATTAGCTAACCGCATTTTTGGGCGTTTAGTTACCTTGCCTTTAGGCGTTGATCCTCATTATTGGCGAGTCAGGCATGTCGATTATCATCACATCTATCCTAATATGGAAAAGTATGATCTAGATATGGAAGAAAATGGCGTCTTTCGCCAAACTCCTTTCCAAAAATGGTATCCTCACATGCGTTACCAAACTTATTACTGGCCGTTCATTGCGGGCTTATCATTGCCCTATATTGCTTGGGTATTTGATTGGTCTGATCAGTTAGGAAAAACATCACTAGCAGCAGATAACAAAACGTTAACGGGTATCAAAGGTTGGGGATTATTTTTAGCAAGCAAAATTTTGCATTTCACAATCGCTTTAATCGTACCCATGTATATCCTCGCGAGTGTGGGAATAAGTTGGTATTTGGTGCTATTAGTTTATCTACTAACGCAAATGCTCTCCTCTTTATTTGTTGTCTGTTTATTATTAGGCACACATTGGGTTGATCCGGCCTTCTATACAGTTCCTAAAAATAATCAAATCGAACATGGATGGTATCATCAACAATTTACTACATGTTGTGATTGGTATCCCTCCCCGAAAATATTGAACGAATTATTAGGTGGACTTAATTTACATTTGACTCATCACTTGTTTCCGGGTTGGAGTCACCGTCATTACTCGGCTTTAATGTTGATTGTTGAACGGTTAGCAAAAGAATATCAATTGCCTTATCGGCGATTAAGCTATCCTGAACTGCTCACTTCGCAACTGAAATTTATTAGTAAAATGGCTCAAAAACCGGAATTATGA
- a CDS encoding fatty acid desaturase family protein yields the protein MRQSQPILHFTAEQDALLRSALNTAAKNYLCSTNEHRYADTGMFVKLGILSALCLLFYFMALCQQSACVFFVCYFVFITLALLLAINVVHDASHNVFFKSSKANVWLNRIITIPLGIDPECWRIRHVIQHHPFTNIEYYDLDIEYNGVLRQTPFQVHHWFMRYQQYYWPLVAGMTFPTIIWCFDWQDRLGLKFDKNKFTHNGIIGWTAFLIIKFLHIILAIVLPYFICSQFSIWFILLTYCLSQFFASLIFVILILGTHWAKATFYQAPDNGVMSHGPIQHVFNTTLNWRLKSPTIEYWLGGLNLHLTHHIFPGFSHRHYQHLTKIIQQITEQYQIDYREITLLELFKQQQLFLKQMGKRGD from the coding sequence ATGCGACAGTCTCAACCAATACTCCATTTTACCGCTGAACAAGATGCATTATTACGCAGTGCATTAAACACCGCTGCTAAAAATTATTTATGTTCTACCAATGAACATCGTTATGCAGATACGGGAATGTTTGTAAAATTAGGCATACTTTCCGCTTTGTGCTTACTCTTTTACTTTATGGCACTTTGCCAGCAATCGGCATGTGTATTCTTTGTATGTTATTTTGTATTTATTACACTTGCTTTATTATTAGCGATAAATGTTGTTCATGATGCATCACATAATGTCTTTTTTAAATCAAGTAAAGCCAATGTTTGGCTTAATCGCATTATAACCATACCTTTAGGCATTGATCCTGAATGCTGGCGTATTCGCCATGTTATCCAACACCACCCATTTACCAATATAGAATATTACGATCTTGATATTGAATATAATGGTGTACTTAGGCAAACACCTTTTCAAGTTCATCATTGGTTTATGCGTTATCAGCAATACTACTGGCCATTGGTGGCTGGAATGACCTTCCCTACTATTATTTGGTGTTTCGATTGGCAAGATCGATTGGGTCTAAAATTTGATAAAAACAAATTTACTCATAACGGTATCATTGGTTGGACAGCCTTTTTAATTATCAAATTCCTACACATAATTTTAGCTATCGTTCTACCTTACTTTATTTGTTCTCAATTTAGTATCTGGTTTATTTTACTCACTTACTGCTTAAGTCAGTTTTTTGCCTCTCTGATTTTTGTTATTCTCATCTTAGGAACTCACTGGGCAAAAGCAACCTTTTACCAAGCACCTGACAATGGCGTGATGTCACATGGACCAATCCAACATGTATTTAATACCACTCTAAATTGGCGCCTCAAATCGCCGACTATCGAATACTGGTTAGGCGGACTGAATTTACACTTAACTCACCATATCTTTCCTGGTTTTAGCCATCGCCATTACCAACATTTAACCAAAATAATTCAACAAATTACCGAACAATATCAAATTGATTATCGCGAAATTACCCTTTTAGAACTATTCAAACAACAACAACTTTTTTTAAAACAGATGGGGAAACGTGGTGATTGA